GCCGGGATGTTGTTGGGTCATCACTTTCCTCTCCGCCGGGACCGGAGCCCCGGGTGTGCTGAGCGGCGTGCGGTCAGGTCTAGACCAATGCTAGCTCGGCGGAGCGTTTGTGGTGAAGGGTACGTTTCTTGACGGGGAAGTGGCGCGATAGTGAGGGAAAGCTGAGGGAGCCGGTCATGTTGGAGACATCCCCCGCGAGTGAGGCGGGGACAACGGCGGGTGTGCGCGGGCAGCGCGAACCCAAGTACTGGGCGCTGAAACAGCACCTGCTGGATCTGCTCGACGCCATGCCGCCAGGCTCGCCGATCCCGACGGAACGGGCGCTGGCGGGCGAGTTCACCGTGTCGCGCACCACCGTGCGGCAGGCGCTGGCGGACCTGACGGCCGAGGGCCGCTTGCACCGCGTTCAAGGCAAGGGCACGTTCGCGGCCGAGCCGAAGCTCGCGCAGCGGCTGCAGCTGTCCTCGTACACGGAGGACATGCGCAAGCAAGGCCTGAAGCCGTCGTCGAAACTGCTCGAACTCGAGGAATTGCCCGTGGAGGGCGAACTCGCGAAACTGCTCGCCATCCGCCAGGGTGCGAAAATTCTTCGCCTTCGCCGTCTGCGGCTGGCCGACTCCCAGCCCATGGCGCTGGAGACGACGCACCTGCCGCTCGGGCGCTTCCGCGGGCTGCGCAAGCACATTTCGGCCGGAGGGTCGCTCTACGCAGTGCTTCGTGAGCACTACGGCGTCGAACTCCTGCGCGCCGAGGAGACGATCGAGACGTCGCTCGCCGGCCCGCAGGAAGCCGAGATGCTCGGCGCGGACGTCGGCATGCCGGTGATGATGCTGACGCGGCACTCGTTCGCCACCGACGG
The sequence above is a segment of the Amycolatopsis sp. 2-15 genome. Coding sequences within it:
- a CDS encoding GntR family transcriptional regulator, which produces MLETSPASEAGTTAGVRGQREPKYWALKQHLLDLLDAMPPGSPIPTERALAGEFTVSRTTVRQALADLTAEGRLHRVQGKGTFAAEPKLAQRLQLSSYTEDMRKQGLKPSSKLLELEELPVEGELAKLLAIRQGAKILRLRRLRLADSQPMALETTHLPLGRFRGLRKHISAGGSLYAVLREHYGVELLRAEETIETSLAGPQEAEMLGADVGMPVMMLTRHSFATDGKPVEFARSVYRGDRYKFVTTLLP